The Salvelinus fontinalis isolate EN_2023a unplaced genomic scaffold, ASM2944872v1 scaffold_0846, whole genome shotgun sequence region TGGAAAgcctgggaatttggggaaagtttCCAGAATGTTCCATCCctagacaggacaacacaacctAAGATGTTAGTAATTAGTTATTGTAGTGTGCTTCTGTTCTGTAACATCATACCTTCATCTATCTTGAGGCAGTTCACCACCGTTGAGGCTACGACCTCGTTGGAAACCCCGTCACACAGAACCCCTTGGATCTTATGGCCCAGCCGACTAGgatacacatagagacagagtagGTTCAGGTTTAGGTTCAGGTTTAGGTTCAGGTTTAGGTTTAGACTGGCCCAGCCTACTAGgatacacatagagacagagtagGTTCAGGTTCAGGTTCAGGTTCAGGTTCAGGTTTAGACTGGCCCAGCCTACTAGGATACAAATAGAGAGTGTCAGAGTAGGTTCAGGTTCAGGTTTAGGTTCAGGTTTAGACTGGCCCAGCCTACTAGGATACATAGAGACAGAGTAGGTTCAGGTTTAGACTGGCCCAGCCGACTggaacacagacagatacagatcAACACAGATACTTCAGTATAAATGGATGTTTACACAGCAGGATAGATCTGTTCAGATGCTGGTCTTATGGGTTACAGGAAGGAGACCAGTCTGACAGGAACGTGTCATGTTCAGAGTAGGTTCAGGTTCAGGAACTGTATCTAATAGTTgaagaccatcctcctcagtgaattttacaaaaataaaatagtGAAAGATTTAAAAGTGATTCTTTCTAGAtaaaacaaatataaatatattcacTTCACCAAATCATTGATTGAAACACTCTGTTTTGCAATttaggtctacagtagcctcatcagcactctgtagagtagcaccaaggtgtagccggaggacagatagtttctgtcctcctcttggtacattgacttcaatacaaaacctaggagactCATGGTTCTcagccccttccatagacttacacagcaattatgacaacttctggaggacgtcTTCCAACCTatctggctatccaacactgaaaCTCTTCCAAGTGAAGGTAACCTTttggttttataaatgtattgccaTCGGGGCCCGgtgcttgctgtacactgtactgcatgatcgTAGCAGGTTTTCTAActcgttagttctagtagctatgttgattgactatgacgttagccAAAATGGTGATAACgatttaggctgtgtgtagcggttagcggttatggtatgaaggtttgaCTTGGAgaggttttttcacctggtcacagaaTAGCGAGTACAACGAGCAAAGAGATCGTGCTGTTtgaatgtggctgctatgaaagtgaactgtgtttggtggtgatcaggggtgtattcattccaccgattctgtaAAAACGTTTCTTAGATGGAAGtaaacggaacaaaacggggataaacacaTGAATTTTCCAACAGAAACTCGTGTTTGTAACGAAAGTttaaaagactccagtcaccctagtcatagactgctctctctgttATCGCacagcggtactggagcgccaagtctaggtccaaaagacctCTTTACAgcttctgcccccaagccataagactcctgaacagctaatcaaatggctacccagactatttgcattgccctcccTTTtagactgctgctactctctgtgtattatctatgcataatgactttaactctacctacatgtacatattgcctcaattacctcgactaaccggtggctccgcacattgactctgtaccggtaccccctgtatatagcctccacattgactctgtatcggtaccccctgtatatagcctcgctattgttattttactgctgctctttgattatttgttacttttattaaaaaatgtgtacttatttatttttttacttaacactccTTGTTCTTAAATCGGCATTGTTAgttcagggcttgtaagtaagcatttcactgtaaggtctactacacctgttgtatttggcgcatgtgacaaataacatttgatttgatttgattttgtttgGACGACTGATTCCACCCTACATTAGTAGAACTGGATATTTACACAGCAGGCTGACTGATATGAAACCAGTCTGACAGGAAAGATCAGACCGGTTTACGATACAACCAGCAATCCAAGATAGAAAAATACTTCAATACTGACATCACTTTCAGTTTCACAATCAGCACGAAGGGAGCATAGCTGTTCAAACTATCTGATGAAGGCAGCATAGCATACCAACAGGCTTAAGTGCTTAAGTATAGGTGAGTACAGGTGGGTATAGGTGGGTACAGGTGAGTATAGGTGGGTATAGGTGAGTACAGGTGGGTACAGGTGAGTGCAGGTGGGTACAGGTGGGTACAGGTGAGTATAGGTGGGAACGGGTGAGTACAGGTGGGTACAGGTGAGAACAGGTGGTCACAGGGGATTACATGTGAGTTCAGGTGGGTACAGGTGGGTAAAGGTGAGTATAGGTGGGTACAGGTGGGTAAAGGTGAGTTTAGGTgggaacaggtgagtacaggtgggtacaggtgagtacaggtaagTACAGGTGGGTACAGGTGGGTACTGGTGAGTACAGGTGGGTATATGTGAgtacaggtgagtacaggtgggTATATGTGAGTACAGGTGGGTATAGGTGAGTACAGGTGAGAACAGGTGAGAACAGGTGGGTACAGGTGGATACAGGTGGGTACAGGTGGGTACAGGTGGGTATAGGTGAGTACAGGTGAGAACAGGTGAGAACAGGTGGGTACTGGTGAGTACAGGTGGGTACAGGTGGGTATATGTGAGTACAGGTGGGTATAGGTGAGTACAGGTGAGAACAGGTGAGAACAGGTGGGTACAGGTGGATACAGGTGGGTACAGGTGGGTACAGGTGGGTATAGGTGAGTACAGGTGAGAACAGGTGAGAACAGGTGGGTACAGGCGAGTACAGGTGGgtacaggtgagtacaggtgagtacaggtgggTACAGGTGGATACAGGTGGATACAGGCGAGTACAGGTGGGTACAGGTGGATACAGGTGGGTACAGGCGAGTACAGGTGGgtacaggtgagtacaggtgggTACAGGCGAGTACAGGTGGGTACAGGTGGGTACAGGTGAGTGTTGTGATAGACCGTTACCTGATGACCATGTCGTGGTGCGTGCTGTCAGGTTCTCCACTGGGATTGGCTGAGGTAATGGCAAGCGGTCCGGTGATGTTACACAGGTGTCCGGTGACGGTGTGGTCAGGGACTCGGATCATGATGCTGTCATTGGTCCCCACGCGGTCGTAGGCTGGACCCACACCTGGACAACATAGGTAAACAATTAGAACATCATTGGAAATATCACAATATAGAATAAAGAAACCAAATGATATCTCAGAgtatccctaaccctaatccaATGTAACCCAATGCTGTTATCAAACCATTTCTCAGAgtatccctaaccctaatccaATGTAACCCAATGCTGTTATCAAACCATTTCTCAGAgtatccctaaccctaatccaATGTAACCCAATGCTGTCATCAAACCATTTCTCAGAGTATCCCTAAACCTAATCCAATGTAACCCAATGCTGTCATCAAACCATTTCTCAGAgtatccctaaccctaatccaATGTAACCCAATGCTGTTATCAAACCATTTCTCAGAgtatccctaaccctaatccaATGTAACCCAATGCTGTCATCAAACCATTTCTCAGAgtatccctaaccctaatccaATGTAACCCAATGCTGTCATCAAACCATTTCTCAGAgtatccctaaccctaatccaATGTAACCCAATGCTGTCATCAAACCATTTCTCAGAgtatccctaaccctaatccaATGTAACCCAATGCTGTCATCAAACCATTTCTCAGAgtatccctaaccctaatccaATGTAACCCAATGCTGTCATCAAACCATTTCTCAGAgtatccctaaccctaatccaATGTAACCCAATGCTGTTATCAAACCATTTCTCAGAgtatccctaaccctaatccaATGTAACCCAATGCTGTCATCAAACCATTTCTCAGAgtatccctaaccctaatccaATGTAACCCAATGCTGTCATCAAACCATTTCTCAGAgtatccctaaccctaatccaATGTAACCCAATGCTGTTGCAgccacctcccccctcctcacccctcctcaccccttacCCAGTCTTAGGAGCCAGTCTCCCTTGCTGACGATGCAGCTGATTCCTCCAGTCTAACCCCAAccccctcatcccctctcctcccccctcctccactctcctcctccctcctcacccctcctcccctctcctcgcctcctcacccctcctcaccactcatcccttctcctcccctctcctccccctcctcacccctcctcacccctcatcccttctcctccccctcctctcccctcctcacccctcctcccctctcctcccatctcctcccccctcctcacccctcctcacccctcctcacccctcctcaccccttacCCAGTCTGAGGAGCCAGTCTCCCTTGCTGACGATGCAGCTGATTCCTCCAGACtaaccccctcctcccctctcctcccctctcctcccccctcctcccctctcctcaccccccccctcctcacccctcctcccatctcctcaccctctcctcacctctcctcccctctcctcccccctcctcccccctcctcacctctcctcccccctcctcacctctcccctcccccccctcctcccccctcctccccccccccacccctcctcccctctcctcacccctcctcacccagtCTGAGGAGCCAGTCTCCCTTGCTGACGATGCAGCTGATTCCTCCAGGGTAGACGTTCCTCATGAACTCCCAGAGTAGAGAGCTGAAGGGGGGCTTGGCTGCCACCAGCTGCTCCACACtggagatacagatacagatggGCTTCTCTGCTGGGCGGTCCTTGATGTTGTAGATGTTCTCGATGGCCTGAGGGTTCTTGCAGGACGCGGCCAGGGCGTAGACCGTATCGGTGGGGATTCCACAGACCCCCCCGTCGTCCAGCAGTCTGGAGATCTTCAGGAGACCGCTGGTCAGTCTGGAGTCTGCCACgggacaggacagggcaggggAGGACTTCTGCTGCTGAGTCACATCCtgagacacaacaacacagggagagaaacACCATATGGGACACAATAGAAAGGAATGAACTGGATTGGAGAAAAGGAAATGTAATGAAACACATGAACCCACTCCATTCTACTCGTCACCCAGTGGAATGCAACAGAATGAAATAGTTCCTTGTTCTCACCTTAACCAGAGGAGGCCCCAAGGGCATCACACTCTGACGGAAGGTACAGTTGACCAGTGATGCCAGGGCTCCATATAGACAGACGACAGAGAACACAGCTAGCATGGCAACTACAAGAACAACACCAGAAACGTGTTAGAATAGAAACACAGCTGACATCTAGATGGCAAAATAATGTGTACATTATACAGTTATTGTCTGAGCAGAAAACGTATTGATATACGGTCACCATGGATACCACATAACACTGGCTGAATGACAAACCCAACACTTCCCCCACGTTGATCACTCGATAAAGAGTAGATGGCCAAGTGTTGGTTTTGGGATTCAGCCTTACTGTATATCACAAGAGGTTGGTGGAACCTTCATTGGGGAGAAAGGGCTTGTTCTattgactggagcggaatcagtggaatggtagcaaatacatcaaacacatcgtttccaggtgtttgatgccgttccatttgctccgttccggacattattatgagcctccCCTCAGGAGCCTCCTGAGCCATTTATGTAGAATATgagtcctgtcagtgtggtgAAAAGCAGGTTACTTACTCTCCAGCTGGTAGGGGAGCTGTTGCAGGGTGGACAGGAGGAAACACACCAGGACTGCCTCCATGACCACGGTCAGAGACAAGAGGACCAGGTTACCATACGCAGCTGGAGAGGACATGGAGAGGGTTAGGACTGGTTACCATGGAGAGGGTTAGGACTGGTTGCCATGGAGAGGGTTAGGACTGGTTACCATGGAGAGGGTTAGGACCAGGTTACCATGGAGAGGGTTAGGACTGGTTACCATGGAGAGGGTTAGGACTGGTTGCCATGGAGAGGGTTAGGACTGGTTACCATGGAGAGGGTTAGGACCAGGTTACCATGGAGAGGGTTAGGACTGGTTACCATGGAGAGGGTTAGGACTGGTTACCATGGAGAGGGTTAGGACTGGTTACCATGGAGAAGGTTAGGACTGGTTACCATGGAGAGGGTTAGGACTGGTTACCATGGAGAGGGTTAGGACAAGGTTACCATGGAGAGGGTTAGGACTGGTTACCATGGAGAGGGTTAGGACTGGTTACCATACGCAGCTGGGGAGGACATGGAGAAGGTTAGGACTGGTTACCATGGAGAGGGTGTGGACTGGTTACCATGGAGAGGGTTAGGACCAGGTTACCATGGAGATGGTTAGGACTGGTTATCATGGAGAGGGTTAGGACCAGGTTACCATGGAGAGGGTTAGGACTGGTTACCATGGAGAGGGTTAGGACTGGTTACCATGGAGAGGGTTAGGACCAGGTTCCCATGGAGAGGTTTAGGACCAGGTTACCATGGAGATGGTTAGGACTGGTTACCATGGAGAGGGTTAGGACTGGTTACCATGGAGAGGGTTAGGACCAGGTTACCGTGGAGAGGGTTAGGACCAGGTTACCATGGAGAAGGTTAGGACCAGGTTACCATGGACAAGGTTAGGACTGGTTACCATGGAGAGGGTTAGGACTGGTTACCATGGAGAGGGTTAGGACCAGGTTACCATGGAGAAGGTTAGGACAAGGTTACCATGGAGAGGGTTAGGACTGGTTACCATGGAGAGGGTTAGGACCAGGTTACCATGGAGAGGGTTAGGACCAGGTTACCATGGAGAGGGTTaggaccagaaccctattccctatatagtgcactacttttgaccagggccctatatagtgcactacttttgaccagggccctatgtagtgcactacttctgaccagggccctatgtagtgcactacttctgaccagggccctatgtagtgcactacttctgaccagggccatattccctatgtagtgcactacttttgaccagggccctatgtagtgcactacttttgaccagggccctatgtagtgcactacttttgaccagggccctatgtagtgcactacttttgaccagggaatagggaataggatgccattaggGAAACAaccaccacctcttctctccctctgtgttgcAGCAGGAGAAGAGGTAGATATAGAGGGGATTTCATGGAAAGACTGACCGATGAGCATAAGGAAAGCGTTGATGACCAGGAAAGCGATGGCTCCAGCTGTAAACCCATAGGATCCTATTGGAGAGATGTGCAGCAAGGGGCCTGAGAAAACAACACAGATATGTTTAACTGaaacaggcaacaacaacaacaacaacaacatcaacaacaacacgaacaacaacaacagcaacaaccacaacaacaacatcaacaacaacaactacatcaacagcaacaacaacatcaacaacaacatcaacaacaacaacaacaacaacatcaacaacaacaacaactacatcaacagcaacaacaactacatcaacaacatcaacagagATGTTTTACTGAAACAGGCAACAGAGCATggagacagaaacaacaacatcaacaacaacatgaacaacaaccacatcaacaacatcaacaacaacatcaacaacatcaacaacaacaacatcaacaacaacaacaacaacatcaacaaccacagcaacaacatcaacaacaacatcaacaacaacaacaacaacaacatcaacaaccacagcaacaacatcaacaacaacaacatcaacaacaacaacaacaacatcaacaacaacaacaacaacaacaacaacatcaacaacaacaacaacatcaacaacaacagcaacaacaacaacaacaacaacatcaacaaccacagcaacaacatcaacaacaacaacatcaacatcaacaacaacaacaacaacatcaacaacatcaacaacaacaacatcaacaacaacatcaacaacattgaCAACAttgacaacatcaacaacatcatcaacaacatcaacaacattgacaacatcaacaacaacataaacaacatcaacaacatcaacaacaacataaacaacatcaacaacatcaacaacaacaacatcaacaacaacatcaacaacattgaCAACAttgacaacatcaacaacaacatcaacaacattgaCAACAttgacaacatcaacaacatcatcaacaacatcaacaacattgacaacatcaacaacaacataaacaacATCAACCACatcaacagtaacaacaacaacatcaacaacaacatttacatatatacatataagtcatttagcagacgctcttatccagagcgacttacaagtacatacattcatactttttttgtactggtcccccgtgggaatcgaacccacaaccctggcgttgcaagcgccatgctctaccaactgagccacacgggaccataagATGGCTataacatcatcaacaacaacatcaacaacagcaacatcaacaacaacaacatcatcaacaacaacagtgtaccaggtaacaacatggctatatacacagggtaccaggtaataacatggctatatatacagggtaccaggtaataacatggctatatatacagggtaccaggtaataacatggctatatacacagggtaccaggtaataacatggctatatatacagggtaccaggtaataacatggctatatatacagggtaccaggtaataacatggctatatatacagggtaccaggtgataacatggctatatatacagggtaccaggtaataacatggctatatacacagggtacaaggtaataacatggctatatacacagggtaccaggtaataacatggctatatacacagggtaccaggtaataacatggctatatatacagggtaccaggtgataacatggctatatatacagggtaccaggtgataacatggctatatatacagggtaccaggtaataacatggctatatatacagggt contains the following coding sequences:
- the LOC129847446 gene encoding threonylcarbamoyl-AMP synthase-like is translated as MLAVFSVVCLYGALASLVNCTFRQSVMPLGPPLVKDVTQQQKSSPALSCPVADSRLTSGLLKISRLLDDGGVCGIPTDTVYALAASCKNPQAIENIYNIKDRPAEKPICICISSVEQLVAAKPPFSSLLWEFMRNVYPGGISCIVSKGDWLLRLGVGPAYDRVGTNDSIMIRVPDHTVTGHLCNITGPLAITSANPSGEPDSTHHDMVISRLGHKIQGVLCDGVSNEVVASTVVNCLKIDEGTISIVREGCVPAVKVRQIFERVKTSML